The DNA sequence CCCTGGAGTATCCAGTCTTTCCTCCCTATGACCTTCTTGCCTCTTCATCCTATGAATTATATTGCTGTTGACATCTAGacttgccagagtgaaaactggagatggctccttATAGTTGTGTACAAGAGGAAAATTTCAGGATGTGTTGCTTGTCacttggttgcatgacaagcaacaactgctgaacacctgctgaaatccccctcTGCTATACAGTTACAAAAGGTATAGGAGCCATTTCCAGCTTCCAAATTGGCAACGCTTCTCACATCATATAGCTTGGACAGCACTATTTTAGAGGAGGTATGGGAGCATGTGAGGGCAGAAACATTTGGGGGAGGGGAATCTGCTCATCCTAATCTAAAGTAACATCTTTTTCTAAAATGGGGTAAaaagtgtttattattattattattattattattattattattattattattattattaNNNNNNNNNNctattattattattattattattattattacacaaaaTGGTCCTTAGACTCAAACACTGGCTCCATATGATCTGCTGACTGGTTCACACAGTGGCTCCACTTGGATTTCATATTGAACCATGGTCTGCCATTGGGATGAGCAAAGTAGAGCCTTCTGGCTGTACAAACCTCCCAATGTTGTTCTTTATGGCCCATGGACCTCCTTAGTTTCCCCCAATAAAATAATGGCATTTATAGAAGCTTCTTGAAGATACTTGTCTGGGTtggggctttttttaaaagattgatcCCCAAAATCTAAGGAAAGAATCCAGAGCTGGATATCTGAGGTACCCCAGCACACAATTATACaggggtacctcgggttacgaaattaattcgttccgccgccgctttcgtaacccaaaaagccttcgcaagccgaaaacccataggcgctaatggggaaaagccgcgatttcgtgtgaaatagcgccgaaaagcaccaaaattttcttcgtaacccgaaataaccttcgtaacccggaacagtcatttcctatgggattttttcgtatcccggaaatttcgtaacgtgggtatttcatatcccggggtaccactgtattgcttcAATGctacttgaattgccatggctctattaTACACAAGATCTGTGTATCATTTTCCACTTCCTCTTTTCTCATCTTTCTCAATATTAGTAAAATGGATAATTGCCCTAGGGAAGACTGTAGAAACTGTTTTTTCTCTAAAGACTATGAAATCCCAAGTACTGTTTAAATtagataaaaatatacatatgtaaCTAGAGACATTACTTTATAAAACGGCGTTCCTTATCATTTTGGGGTCATGGAACCCTTTCAAAATTTGAAGAAAACTATGAGGCACTCCTCTCCAAAAAATGCTCATAATTCCTCTACACAAAATTGTATATGCCCCGTATCTTATTGTGTTGGAACCCTTCATTGTGTACAGTAGCAACTGATGCTACCCTATACTTATTTAGAATGAAAATAATGTAATACCATAATTTGGCATAAACACCTTTCCCCCCACAAAAGACAATTTTccaagtaaaagaaaaaagaatggtatCTTTTTGCATCCAGTTCACACAGACCAACAGGTTTAGAGATCTCTTTTCAGGACATTTCCATACACTGGAAACCCTCGTCTGATTCACCAACAGCAACGGGATGCTTGCAGGCATATTGTTAACAATATATACTAATATTACATAAGAGCTTTATGTATATTCATTGTTATGTAGGGGTTTTTTCATATGAAGAAGTCTTGAGGCTACATGACGCATAGTTTTCAAGCtagcattgcttttttaaaactgtccgTTTTTTTGTGGAAGCAAAATAATTCACTTTACTTATTCTGCCAcagttgttttcctttttaagatTCATCTGTGAACTCTGTAAAATTATATACAGCTTACCTTTCTATAACTCAGTTATATATGTCTTAGGCAGGGTCAAAGCACATAATAACAAACTGATATGGTAACAAAACAAAGCATAGGAAGGTATCTTATACTGAATCAGATAGTTggtccatttttgttgttatctaCCTCCAAGCCATTTTTTACTTATGCCTAAGGCCAAATGAAATCTCTTTGCTTTTCTGTTTAGACTCATCAAGACAAGCCCTGAATTGGTAGAGTCTTGCACATGGTTCCCGGAATCCTATGTGATTTATCCAACCAACCTGAATACTCCAGTAGCTCCAGCACAGAATGGGATTCATCATCTGATAAACAACACAAGGACAGATGAAAGGGAGGTCTTCCTGGCATCctatcagaaaaagaaagagagtggAGAAGGAAATGTGTGGATAGCCAAATCCTCGGCAGGTGCCAAAGGTTAGCATCTGGCAGAATTGTTGAATGGGTTACTTTTCTTCTTAGACTTGTATATTAATCCTAGAGGTGCTTGAGTAATGTAACGGCTAAAAGTCTGGGCTTGAATCAGAAAGTCCCCAGTTCAAATTTCATTTTTGCCACAGACTTATTAGTTGGCCTTGGTCAAGCTGCTATCTCTCAGTCTCAGTGTCATGCAGTCTGAAGATAATGGTATCACTCTTCCTTACAAGTTTGTTGCAAGGATAAGCACAAAGCTTAAAACTTTCAGAATTTTCCATGCTAGTTACTGGAAACTgtagcccaaaaaagtaactttccaagttctggataaCATATACAGTATCAAGTATTTATGTAAATTTAAGTTACGTGTCTgtgtaaataattaaaaaaaatatctactGATTTTCAGATGGAAGCCTAGCTTTTAACTCCCATTCTGTGACGTTTTCTAGCATCTTAATACTTAGTTGCCTTTGGCACCCAAGTTTAAAATGACTTGTTTTCCACATTGTGGCCTGTCTATTTTTCTTCTGTTGGGCAGCTATTTGTATAGTGTGCTGTATTCGCTTTGTTGCCTCATTCTTTCTGCATTTATGGAACTACATGGTTCTTTTTAGGCTTTTTTCCCATTGCAttgttgtataataataataataataataataataattattattattattattattattattatttgtataccgccctctggcaaaccaatccgggcagttaacaacagtaaaatataaaatatgacaattaaaaatactttatccctcccccccttaagacagtattaaacagtataacatattaaaacacaatatcaatgcataaaaacaacaattaaaaactaaaaaccctgatgtccctctgttgatcctcaaccatcactaagatggggccacgggaggaatgagggaatcagggaatcATGCCTTCAGTCAGCTCAGGAGTCATGTATCTTCCTTTTAGTTGCAAGAACATCTGGGCTGGCCTCATGAATCTCTGCTTTTGTAGTTGTGTTGTCATCTGCAGCCTCCATGGCTTACTCTATCTGGCTACATCAGTGGTTTACTGATGGTGAGAaatctgtggtcctccagatgttacgGGACTCCAACTTCTATTGCCCCAGCCAGCATTGGCAATGTTCAAGGatatccagcaacatctggagacctaTTGGTTTCTCACTCCAACATTAGGCCCTTTGGTTTCTTCTTATTTAGAGCTATCGATTTCCCTTTCAGCTACATGGGCCACAAATTGATCATTATCCAGGAGGTTTTCTATGGGGCCATCTTAGGTCCTTTTCACAGTACAAaattgtagtgctatgattccactttatctgccatgactaCATCATGTGGGACCAtgtgtttgtaatttggtgagacactagagctctctggatgagtaTCCTTCCCTAAAATGTAAACCCACCTTGGGAGCCAAATATTTATCCAGAACCTTGGACAGAACAGAAAGTGAaaccaataaaaagaaaacaataaacagTCCAGCACATTCTGCAAAGTCCTTTCCTCCTGAGCAGTCAGCCTGCTGAAATTATCTGCCTAGAAACaaagcagccagtggagttgttgaaatatatatatatacatgttttAAGCTAAAAACACTTAGGTTGTAAAAATGTGTAAGTTATAATTTTGGCCTTTTTTCTGGTTAGGTGAAGGAATTCTTATTTCTTCAGAGGCTACTGAACTTCTGGACTTTATTGATAATCAAGGACAAGTACATGTGATTCAGAAATACCTTGAGAAGCCTATGCTCTTAGAACCCGGTCATCGCAAATTTGACATTCGGTAACTTTATTGTAGTCATATTTAAAAGGTTAAATAGCATTTCAGTCTGATTCTCCTGAATTTTGAAACatgatttaaacaaaaaaatctatattttttttctgacTTTTAGAAGCTGGGTGCTAGTGGATCACCTATATAATATCTACCTCTACCGAGAAGGTGTTCTACGGACCTCTTCAGAACCTTACAATAGTGCTAATTTCCTAGACAAAACCTGCCATTTGACCAATCACTGCATACAGAAGGAATATTCTAAAAACTATGGGAGATATGAAGAAGGGAATGAAATGTTTTTTGAGGAGTTTAATCAGTATCTCATGAGTGCTTTGAACACTACTCTGGAAAATTCAATCTTATTACAAGTCAAAAATATAATAAGGTAATGTATCAAGATGACTGTTGCAAGGCAAAGCTTGCTGTTATTTGTTAATATTTACCttatctttttcatttttatcccacctttagGGCAATATGTATTATTCTCTCTTCTCATTTTAACTCCTATGTAACAACCCTTAGGGTAAATTTAGGCTGAGACAGAGTGATTGTTCTTTCATCTGCATCATCTCCATCTGACATCACTTTTCCTAGCAGAGCTTAATGTGCTTATGCATGAAATGTGTAAATATCTCCTAAAAGTATCTCAAAAAATGTTAGGTAGAATCATAAACAGAATTCATGCCTCATGTGTTCCCTATATCTAGTTTTAGTCTTTGGGGGAATGAGCAATCCACTTCAAAATCTGAGTCAGAGATCACATAAATTTGTGCTGAGATAACAACTGCCCACATGGATGCAATTTTCCACACTAAAATAGTTTAGAGTTCTCATTCTTAACATAAATTTCCTATCTGAAGTAGcagtcaaagacatagctgtgtatGTATATGAAGAGATCTTATACAGGTCGAGCTCCTCTTATCCAGAATCCCCAAacccaaaatgctccaaaatccaaaaccttttgagCACTGACATGATGCCACAAGTTCATTGGTTcagtttacacaaactttgtctcatgtgcaaaattactaaaaatattgtataaaattacctgaaGCATACAATTTTGTTTAGATTTGGGTagagatgccccccccccaaaaaacagaaaattttcatttccaaaatatctcattatgtgtattcaaatatttcaaaatctgaaatccaaaacagttctggtccTTGGCATTTCAGATAACAGAAACTCAACCTGTAGGATCTTTGAGATTAAATGAGAGAAAGGagattatagcataagctttttcagtctactttatcagatgcatttgatgaaaGAGTTTATgctataaacttctttctttcagtttcagaggttctacaagatccctttgtattctagtttgaagacatttttgttttgggTAGGACATTTTTGAGTTAGAACATTAAATTATGGATGCCCAACAAAAACGTCATTGGGAAAACTGGAATTCTTAAGGATACTTTGGAACTTTGAGAATAAAACTGAACAAATCCACAATTTATAATGCCGGCTGTGTTACACAGAGAATGTTATTGGAGAAAAAAATTCACTACAGTGATTGTTGTTGAAACAGTTGTGTCTCAAATACTTTTTGGCTTATTGCCCTAAGATTGGCAAGTATGTAGTTAATAAGGTAGGATCAAAGATTCCTGAACTTGCAGCttgtttggacttcagttcccaaaagccccagccagcatgtccaatGGTAAGGTAATCCAGTCCAGGTCACTGCTCAATCTGCCATCATAAAGACATTCACACTCTTTGGTGCacccacactgcacaattatagcagtttgataccactttaattgctatggctccatcctaaaggatcctgggatttgtagtttagggaaggaaTTGAAATTTTCTTGTATGCTCCTTTGAACATTAGAGAGCATTAGAGTTCTCTAGgtatctcacaacactacacaTCCCATTCCATAGCACAGACCCATAgtaagtaaagtggtgtcaaactgctttatttgtgcagCGTGAATCCCAAAGAAGTTCTTCTGAAACCCCAGGCTTTAATGCACCATAAtaattttacagattaaaacttTAAATAATTCTGTCAGTCGATTCACATGTATTCCATGCTTTTTCACAGAAGTTGCCTTATGTGTATAGAACCTGCTATCAGCACCAAACACCTCCATTACCAGAGTTTCCAACTCTTTGGCTTTGATTTCATGGTGGATGAAGACTTGAAGGTTTGGCTAATTGAAGTCAATGGTGCCCCTGCGTGTGCCCAGTAAGCATACTTTTCTTGTTGCATGCTAATAAGCTTTCCTATGGGTGCCACAATATATTTCTTGAAATTTGGGACAAAAAAAGTGTAATTCTGAAGACTATCATTGGCTTTGTTTGAAAAAAGGGTTGCATGCATGCAAGAAATATATTGTGGCACCCTCTTCTCCCTAGTCTGGCATTATTATTTGgctaactgccatggccccagcaTTTCAATGTGGCCCACCACTGATGCCTGCCCTAGCACTTCAATAGGGCCTGCTACTGATGCCTGCCCTGGGACTgacaatttgtttttttaactcaGTGTGGTGTTCCAATCAGCATCACATACGTAGGTCTCACTCCTGCACTGGGGACATTGCACTGTTAGCCATTCCCAATTAGACTATTACAATGCAGTCGATGTGgtgctgcccttgaagatgactcagAAAATGCAGCTAGTGCTAAATGCAGCAGACGGATTGCTGACCAGAGTATCTGACAAAAACAATAGCACTGAGTTAAAGGATATGCACTGGCTGCCAAAATGATTCTGGTCTGAATTCAGAGTGCTAACAATGACATTTGAAGCCCTAACCAAATTGAGACATCAGTACTTCAAGGAGTGTCTCCCTTTATATATTCCCGCATAAGAACTGAGATT is a window from the Sceloporus undulatus isolate JIND9_A2432 ecotype Alabama chromosome 1, SceUnd_v1.1, whole genome shotgun sequence genome containing:
- the TTL gene encoding tubulin--tyrosine ligase → MYTFVVRDENSSVYAEVSRLLLSSGQWRRLRRDNPRFHLMLGERNRLPFGRLGHEPGLVQLVNYYRGADKLCRKASLVKLIKTSPELVESCTWFPESYVIYPTNLNTPVAPAQNGIHHLINNTRTDEREVFLASYQKKKESGEGNVWIAKSSAGAKGEGILISSEATELLDFIDNQGQVHVIQKYLEKPMLLEPGHRKFDIRSWVLVDHLYNIYLYREGVLRTSSEPYNSANFLDKTCHLTNHCIQKEYSKNYGRYEEGNEMFFEEFNQYLMSALNTTLENSILLQVKNIIRSCLMCIEPAISTKHLHYQSFQLFGFDFMVDEDLKVWLIEVNGAPACAQKLYPELCQGIVDVAISSVFPLTETMQKQCQQSVFIKL